ACTGCAACAAGTAACATGCACATGTGGTATGGTTTAAAAATGATAGCTGGTATTTTAGTTATCGGTGGAATGGAAATGGTTCTTGTGAAAATGAGCAAGAACAAAGCAACAGGGGCAGTTTGGGGGCTATTTATTGTTGCACTAGTAGCAGTATTTTACCTTGGACTGAAATTGCCGATTGGTTGGCAAGTATTCTAATAAAAAATAAAACCACCTTATAATCTCAAATGTTTGGGAGATAAGGTGGTTTTTTATTTTAGGTTGCATCGATATGCAACTCTTCTCCGTTTACTTTCGTAAAACGGAACATGTTTTTGTTTGAAGAAGAGTGACGGACGAAATGGTGCTGCAGTGAACAAATCATTTCTTCGTTATCGAATAAAAGAATATTTACTCCTTCACATGTTTCCTCTTTCGGTAAGAAGGATAAATAATTATGACAATACATGCAATCATATAAAGAGTAATGAAGTGATTGCAATAATTCTGTTAATAAGGTAAAAACAGAATCAGGTAACTCCTCAAGCCATTCCTTATAGCTAAGAAGTAATTTTTTTCGAATTCGTATCATTTCCCCGTTTTGTAAATGATGCTGTTCGTCGGCGATTTGTAATACATCTTGTTCATAGAAACGCGCTGGTAGCCAGTTGTTGTTATATAAAATCTCAAAGCCATCTTCGGCAATCTCTTCTAATAAAAATGCTTCCTCATTTTCGTCATCAAAGAATATCCATTCATTGTTTATATATTCTACATTACCGACTGTATGAGCGCGGGGCTGGTTATATAAAATATGTTTACGTTGTATCATACACGATTTCTCCTTTATGAAAAGTAGTTATCTCTGTTATAGACAGTTCGTGCATTCTTTATAACTAGACACATCCGGACATAGGTGGGCATACAATAAAACACGTTTTATTGAGTGAAAATGCTATTCCATATGTGGATAGTAGGTTATCGTCAAGTTTGTCATTTTTTTGATCCGCACTTTTAGAGTGGGGTTACTGTACGTTCAAGAAAAGAAATAAGATGGAAGGATGATTTATATGTGCGGGATTACAGGATGGGTGGATTATAAACGCTCATTAGAAGGAGAACGGGACGTCGTTACGAAGATGGCTGAGACGTTAGCGAAGCGTGGTCCAGATGATAAT
This genomic window from Bacillus anthracis str. Vollum contains:
- a CDS encoding DUF2777 domain-containing protein, whose translation is MIQRKHILYNQPRAHTVGNVEYINNEWIFFDDENEEAFLLEEIAEDGFEILYNNNWLPARFYEQDVLQIADEQHHLQNGEMIRIRKKLLLSYKEWLEELPDSVFTLLTELLQSLHYSLYDCMYCHNYLSFLPKEETCEGVNILLFDNEEMICSLQHHFVRHSSSNKNMFRFTKVNGEELHIDAT
- a CDS encoding YisL family protein, producing the protein MVHMHITAWALGLILFFVAYSLYSAGRKGKGVHMGLRLMYIIIIVTGFMLYMGIMKTATSNMHMWYGLKMIAGILVIGGMEMVLVKMSKNKATGAVWGLFIVALVAVFYLGLKLPIGWQVF